From Lolium perenne isolate Kyuss_39 chromosome 5, Kyuss_2.0, whole genome shotgun sequence, a single genomic window includes:
- the LOC127299223 gene encoding MADS-box transcription factor 23, translating into MGRGKIAIERIENATNRQVTFSKRRGGLMKKARELAILCDADLALIVFSSTSRLYDYASSSGMKAILERYHEAKEEHTRVLNPTSEAKYGVWQREDWMPPDLAASVMVSRVIVSLCGAVPTSQWWFLESAQLQIGDEVYGGFHMNQLLGEELSGSNVRDLQFLQNQLEISLHSVRKRKEQLLAVEIQELNQKGFHIEKENIELCTKLRIAHEHKMELQKKISGGLRSSEQQTGASSSKMRVREPSIDLELCQQEQDDE; encoded by the exons atggGGAGAGGGAAGATTGCAATCGAGAGGATCGAGAATGCAACGAACCGTCAGGTGACCTTTTCCAAGAGGCGTGGCGGGCTGATGAAGAAGGCCCGGGAGCTCGCTATCCTGTGCGATGCCGATCTCGCACTCATCGTCTTCTCCAGCACAAGTCGCCTCTACGACTATGCAAGCTCGAG CGGCATGAAGGCAATACTAGAGCGCTACCATGAGGCAAAAGAGGAGCACACTAGGGTTTTGAATCCAACATCAGAGGCAAAG TACGGTGTTTGGCAGCGGGAGGACTGGATGCCACCAGATCTGGCTGCCAGCGTGATGGTTTCTAGAGTCATCGTCTCTCTGTGTGGTGCGGTTCCTACTTCCCAGTGGTGGTTTCTAGAGTCAGCACAACTCCAGATCGGCGACGAGGTATATGGTGGTTTCCACATGAA CCAACTATTGGGAGAGGAACTATCTGGCTCAAATGTTCGGGATCTGCAGTTTCTCCAGAACCAACTTGAGATTAGTTTGCATTCTGTAAGAAAGAGGAAG GAGCAACTTCTGGCCGTGGAGATCCAAGAACTCAACCAAAAG gggtttcaTATTGAGAAGGAAAACATAGAACTTTGCACCAAGCTGAGAATTGCTCATGAACACAAGATGGAACTACAGAAGAAG ATTTCTGGAGGACTCAGATCGAGTGAGCAGCAGACTGGCGCAAGCAGCTCAAAAATGAGAGTACGTGAACCAAGTATTGACCTTGAGTTGTGCCAGCAGGAGCAGGATGACGAATAA